AACCAGAACGTTTTTCGCGTGAACAAGACCGGTCTTTCCCTGATAATATCCAATATACCACTCTTTGGTCCACAGTTGTCCTCGTAGTTTGATTTTCTCCTCGCTCAGCAAAGCGATCACATCTCCCTTCTTGTATTCCAACAGGTATGTGCTCTTGTTTTGCCTGATCACAGATTTGAGCAACTTGCCAAACTTCAGGTTGGTGATGCAGCGCTCCTGAAACTGTGGATATTTGGCAGTGATGGCCAGAGGTGACAGAAGAATCTTACCCACCACCTCTTTCTTCTTCAGGAACCGCCTGTGGCCAGTGTTCCGCGCTCCACTCTTCGGAGGCGGTTGTGGTGTTTGGACGCAGAACTGAGCCAGGATACAATCCAGGCCGTCTTTGACCTGGACCTGCAAGGTGAAGTCTGATATGTCCTCAGGGTTGTTGGATGTGATCATGTAAATGAGTCGGCTAACCTTCCCCAGTTTGACCTGGAAGGCCCGAATCATCCTGGTTTGCTCATTAGCCTTAATCATATAGTTAGACATGTTGGAGTATAGGCCAACCTGAAGGTCCTGGGGCCTACCCAGGACAAACTGATGCTTCCCCCACAGCGTGAGCGCCACTGGCGGGGAGGAGTGGGCCTGCTTCCCCACCTCACTCACCAGTAGGGTATTAGGGGCACAGTCATGCCCAAATAGGGCCACGACTGTCTTAAACGAAGGGTGGATGTGCTTGGGCCCATAGACACCCAGGGTGACTTTCTTCAACACATTGTCCCATACAGTTGTATTAAGGTTGACGTGCTGGGCCTGCACCACTACCACCACGTACATACACGGCTCCAAGTTATCCAACTGGACTTGTACTGTGTCCTTGTATAGGTAAGCATGTGGGATGATTATATAGGGTCCCTCCTTGCAGTCACTCCGGACGCAGAGCACCTCGGCTACCTGACCACTGTCTTTCTTCACCGTCACGGACACGGTCAACTCCAGAGTGATGAAGGACTTGGTCTCCATGTTGGACATTTtgatttccaccactgggctgaCTGTGGAGCAGTGGTCATTGTTCAGCTCCAGTGGAGGGTCCAGTAGGGCCTTCATGGAGATCTGCTGGGTGTCTCCAGGAACCACGTGTCCTTCAGGGACATGGATGCTGATCTGGGTTTCTGGGAGCTGAACGGCCCCTCCACGACTGTCTAGTTTACAGACAATGTTGGTCTCCACCGGCTGAGTCTGTCCCCAACCAGGGCTCTGCCCCAGAGAGTCCAGATCATGGCAAGATCTGGCGAGCTTCCGATGGTTTAGCCACGCAGTCCTGAAGTCCTCCCTGCTCTGAAACTGCTCTGGCGAGGGAGCCTTGAGGCCGGTGAAGAACCCGGAAGAAGGCAAGGGGGGGTTGGATTGTGTCTGTAGGATGGACAACTCCGATAAACTGTACGATCGCTTGCTCTTGAAGAATGGGTTATCCCTTCGCAGTGTCTGTAAAACCTGTAAGTCCTGGTTGGGGCTGGTGGCTGACATCATGTCAAATATGTTGCAGCTACTGAAGCCATTGATCATGGTGGTCCTGGAGGTAGAGTTAGGTCCCGAAGGGGAGACTGGGGAGGCCAGGGAGTCAAAGACTAACAGGTCTGTGGACCTTCCCCTCTCATTACAGTTCTGGTCCAGAGAACCATGTAGATGACCACTGTTGATGAAGGGGTTGGTGGAGGACGTATGGAGGGAGAAGGGATTGCTGTTAAAATAAGGCGAATAAGGAGTGGTCTTAACGGACACCCCTGTCCACTCCCCTAGGAGATCcaactccttagccccttcctcTGTACACTCCCCTAGATTGTCTATCATGCCACTATCACTGAGCGATGAGTTCCTACAGTTGATGGGCTGGACGTATGCTGAGGGGATGTAGCccatctctgtgttgttgtgggcATACCACCACTCTCCACCCGACGTGTCCATCACATAAAGCCGGTCACCTTTGGAAAACTTTAAAGTGGTAAAGCTAGACGGGCAGTAATCCTTGATGGCGACTACTTCATGAGCAGTTACAAAGGAAGCTGAATTGTCCAGCCGTAAGGCACTGGAAGAAGGCACTGCATGAAAAGAAAAGGAAGATCAGAAATTCACATAAACATCCTCAATTCATCCTCAATTTGCAttcaaatcaatatatatttaaaGGGCTGAATAACTGTCTGGTACATTAGTCAGTATTGAATCCTCACCTTTGACATCTGTGAGGCTAGCCTCAGAGAGCCCTTCATTGAGATCAATGAGCGTGCCCTCCGATTTGCAGCGAGGGAGAACATGGTTACTGTTGGTCACTCTGATGATCCGGTGGGCCGCCATTTTGGTGCGAATTGCCCGAGTTGCAGTCGCACTACTACTCTTCCATTTCTCCAATTATGATATTCAGTCTTTGGCAGCTCTCCATTGTATCTAGACTAAAGGAAACAAAAATGAGAACATCTTCATTAGCTGTGATTGAGCCATTCCTGTAAGAGCCATAAATGATTGAATCATCACAATGTACAACATGGTTTGATTCAGTAGGAAGTGGGGACAGTCTTGGCTAGGGACAAAAATGAATAGATTCCAGCAGATGCAAAATAATATCCTGTGAAGAGAATAAACATTTTGAGCAGTGCACCCCGCCATGGGACAGTTTAACATCTTATGACACtcatatcccactgggcacacactggttgagtcAACATGATTTCAAAGTCATTTCAATGAAGTTACATAGACCtaatgtggaatagacgttgaattgacgtctgtgcccagtcgGTCTTCTGCTATCTTAACACCTTTCCAATTACTTTACAGTCATAGGTGTCCTCAATATGCCTGCACTTGCTAATTCTGTGTTCTGTATCTCAGTGTGCAGTTGTAGATGATAATTGCATATTTTCCATCTCATTCTGTTGCTTTGCAAAGCAATAAAGCCTCAGGGAGGGACAGTGAATCACTTGGGGTATAGACATACAGGAAATCATGGGACATTCCCTTCTTAAACCTTCTCATATGTACAATGTTCAGTACAAAATGTAAGCGCAGACTAGATAGGTCAGATAGGTTTCTTCCTTGACATAGCTATTGTCTTGACAATAATTTGGACATGACTTAGTGTAATTTGACTATATATCACATGTAACATTTCAAATATATGCAATGTGTATAGAGCAAGCAAATATTGCAGTACCATGTGCCATGTCACACAGCTTCCCGTATTTACAACAAACTAGCTCAAAGACCTCTCTCGTGATTTCACATTTAGCCAATCCATAATTCAAAACACACTGTCAGTTGAGCTCAGGGCGAGAGCACTTTCATATGAGTGAGACCATATTCTTGATTCCAGCATTTTCTCTCGCACAGGAAGCAGGAGGGGTAGCGTGCTACACTACACCTCATTGCAGTGAACCTTACAGCCCTGGCCTAAAAGCTAAAAGGTTTAGTTCAGAGACACTAAAGTCCCCAGAGATGTCAGGGAGAGATTTCACTCCCACTCTCAATCCATGAGGAAAATATGTGGCTCAATGTAACCTGTTTGTTTCTCCTCCCCCTTGCCAGGGAGCTAGCTAAGCTCGGGGGACAGTGACAGTCCATGGATGTGAGGATCAATAAAGCTCGACTGACAAAAAACAGACTGTCAACCACTTTGATGCAACACCCGGGTCAGATTGCTAGTCGATGTTCTGCACCAAGATAAATAGCAGACGCTGGCTGTGAGATCCTTTCTGAGATGAATCCACAGATACCACAGCCAGACATGATGAATTGGAACCAGAAGCCACTTGTCACTGAGTCTCTGTAGATGCTTTCCATAGTGCACTGGAAAGTTTTACATCTTTATTTCAATCTTGTTTCAATGTTCGTAAGATCGAGATCTCTCGAGATGCTTTCGATCTTCAATTCAGTTCATGGCTGTGCAGCATTATCCAAACTGTCCCCGCCAAGCTAACTACGTTGTCAAAAGTAAGGCTGTTAATCACAATCCAAAATGCAATCAAATATCATCATTATTTATGAGACACACCGAGTTCTCCCGTCAATACATTCTGAAAGGCCTCATTTCCATCAATACATTTCGAAGGTCCTCATCTAATCTAGCCGACAAAGTGGGAAGGGGGTATATTGTTTCAGCAAACCGTTCCGTAAACGCACGTGAGGGAGCAGAGACTTTAACACACTTTAATTAAATCCACAGCAGTGTTCTCTAATCCCTGACCGACTTGCTACTTTAATTACCTTTTTTGAGCATTTTCTCAAAGATTCTCTGTCCCCCATTTTTATAGCAATAACATTAAGCATATGCCTACAACTTTGGCTCCTAGAAATATTTGTGGTCATTATAGGAATGAGAAGCCTGTCAAAAAGACACTCTATGTAAAAACAACCAGGCCTTCTCAATAACAGTTACAGTACACACAATTTCAAATGATGTGTAACAACTGTTTATAACTCATCTATAAACAAACATGAATGGTTTCTAAACTATTTAGAACCTCTTTTAGCATTTTGTAAGTATGTATACCTTCACCTTAATGATTCATGCCAATGTCATTATTCTGTCCTGCTTCACTGACAAGCTAATTACTTTGTCAAAAGTAAGTCTGTTAATCACTATACAAAACAAAAAGTAATAAATTATCTGAATTATTTACGAGACTCTTAGACGTGAATGATAAGTCTGTAGGTTCCTTTTAATTTGAGACCACAGAAAGCTTATTGTTGAAGTAAATCAGAATTGGGTTTAGTTCCTAACAGAGGGATACGAGTATACTGCAGTAAAACAGTAAGGACTTATACTTCATTCACCATTAGACCTTAGTCAGCATAGACCTACTATTCTAATGTTAAAACCAACAGTACTATGTTATTGATATCCACTTTGGTGTAGAGAAGTTCTCTGCACAAGAAGACATGGGTATGGTAGTCAATCGCTGAATAATTTGCATTCATTAGCATTAGTTCATTAATTAATTTTCTCCCTGGAAACAACTAATAAGAGAACTATAGGAGTCTGATATTGAAGTCATGCCTTAGGCGAGGGAAGGATAAATGAGCTCTTTAAGAAAGCAGCCTTCCAGGAAGCTCAAACACCGATTATTAAATGTATTTCCAACACAGTGACACAACATCATAATGAACTAAAGTTGTTTCTCAGCTAATGGAACTATCTGACAACTAATGGGCTTCAGACTGTTTCActtagtgggtgggtgggtgtgtgtgtgagagagagtgagcaagaaagagagagagaatgagcaagAGAGCaggagcaagagagcgagagaatgagcaagaaagagagagaaagagatgagaacgagaatgagcaagagagcgagaatgagcaagagggcgagagagagagagaatgagcaagagaatgagagcgagcaagagaaagaaagaatgagcAAGAGAGCGAGAACAAGAGAGCGGGTGAATTagcaagaaagagagggagagactgagcaagagagacagaatgagcaagagagcgagcgagagagaaagagagtgagtgagaaaacGAGCAAGAGAGCGATCAAGCGTGAGAGCAAGAGCGAGCAAAACAGCGAGAGAATGAGCAAGAGAGTGAGCAAAAAAAAACGAGCAAGAGAGAGCCAAAGAACGAGcaacagagcgagagaacgagcaacagagcgagagaatgagcaagaaagagagagtgggcaaGAGAGAACAAGCAAGAGACAgcaagagaatgagaaagagagagcgagcgagagaatgagcaagagagagcgagagaacgagaaaCCGAGCAAGAGaatgagcaagagagagcgagagaaggagcaagagcgagagaatgagcaagagagcgagaaagagcatGCAAGAGaacgagcaagagagcgagagagtgagcaagaaagcaagagagagaatgagcaagagagagagagagaatgagcaagagagtgagagaatgagcAAGAAAATGAGCTCTAgaaagagcaagagcgagagaatgagcgagagaacaagcaagagagcaagagagagcgagagaatgagcaagagagcgagagaatgagcaAGAGAGGGCGGGCGAGAGTGAGAGAATGAgcaagagagcgagcaagagagagaatgatcaagagagcgagaaagagaaagcaagagaaCGAGCAAGAATGAGAGCaaacaagagagcgagaggacgagcaagagagagcaaaagaacgagcaagagagagcgagagactgagcaggacagcaagagagagtgagagaatgagcaagagagtgagagaacaagcgagagagaacgaacaagagagtgagagaaagcgagagaacgAGCAAGAGAATGAGctcaagagagagcgagagaatgagcaAGAGAGCAGCAAGAGAACGAGCAAGAGCGAGAGAATGAGCAGGAGAGCAAGCAAGAGAGCGAGAAACcgagcaagagagtgagagattgaGCAAGAGAATGAgctcaagagagcgagagaatgagcaagagagcaagagaatgAGCAAGAGAGCAAGCAAGAGAGCGAGAAACCGAGCaaaagagcgagagaacgagcaaGAGTGAGAGATTGAGCAAGAGAATGAgctcaagagagcgagagaatgagcaagagagcaagagaatgagcaagagagcaagagaatgagcaagagagaaagagaatgagcaAGAGAACGAGAGAATGAGCAAGAGAGCAAGCAAGAGAACGAGCAAGAAACCGAGAGAAcgcgcaagagagcgagagaacgagcaagagagcgagaatgagcaagagagcgagaaaaAGCAAGCCAGAGGACGAGCATgagagcaagaggacaagtatgaGAGCAAGAGAACAAGCAAGAGAAcgagcaagagagtgagagagagcgagcaagagagcgagagaatgagcaagagagagaatgagcaagGGAGCGAGAGTAGTTTGGGTAACCAAACAGATAGACTTGCTAGAAAAACGATATTAAGCTTTTTCTCTCTTATGACTTCTGAAACCAAAACCCTCGTATTCCTCTTTAAGAAGATGAAGAAGAGAAGAAAACAGGAAGGATGAGATGCagtgaagaagagaagaagacaaGACGAGAGGAAATGCTTCTCAGCTCACATTCCTGCTGTAACTTAGAATCCCCCAAACCCTCTGGTTTAAATCATCTCAAGCAGGAAATGGAACGGTGTCTGATGTCACACAGCAAGACGGCAGAGCTAAGCTGCAATACTGTAGCATTCAACTGCCTTTAATAAGGTCACGAGAGTCAAGAAAGGTGCCGTTACtatgttaatataataatataatatatgccatttagcagacgcttttatccaaagcgacttacagtcatgtgtgcatacattctacgtatgggtgatcccgggaatcgaacccactaccctggcgttacaagcgccatgctctaccaactgagctacagaaggaccactgttaTTGTGATCATTTATTTTTGCACCCGTCGCAGGTTTATCAACAAGGATTTTGAATCGCTTTGATATAATGGGGTGCAAGGTATTTCATTTCGTGTAATAATAACTATGCTTGGGAAGGACCGGCATATGACAGTCTGATACATTCATTTGAATCAAAGGCACACAATGTTGAGTGACAACAGTAAAGGGTACGCGTGACGGGCATGTCAAATGTGAGTGAGCGCTGCATGTTCTCCCATCACCTCCTGAGCCTTTGGCTTGAATCCcgaatggcgccctattcccgaTGAAGTGcacagtcaaaagtagtgcactatatagggtgctaTTCGGGATGCATCCCTTGTGAATAAGGTCATCTGATAAGCCTAAAATCCTCTCACTACCCAGGCAGGCAGCTACCCACGTTCCCGTCTCAGTCCCAAGCTCTGATCCACTTCTAATGCAGTCTGGGAGGAAGGCAATAAGGGCCTCCCAAGAACAACAACAATGCTGTTCTGCtgccacacacaaaaacacacacacacactatgaataTGTAATTACCAAAATAATACTGAAGACAAATGGCCTGGCTTCAAAACCATTTtctgtcaaacaaatcaaaaacggtaTTAAAAGACTCCAATTAGCGTAGccttttcctgcagtcaaatgaccagtggcctcatgggtgaaaTGTTGTAAATATTTTTCATAATATCATAATTaataaactttttttattttaaacagCTGGAAATCGAGCATTTttatgtcaaacggttttgttatgtttcagtcttctgtggtatatataaagtgtaatattgggatgcaaaatcaaaattcaatacatttcaactctatctgacatggtacaggtgtcttcttttttaagcccataaccatgtgtgtgaggtgtacacttttgtttcaaagtagatttgtttaagactaccaaccctgatttagcccactgcagtaaagggttaatgaatgttataaGATGGAATATCTCATCATTCATTACTTTCTATTTCTCCTTGAAATGAATGACTGTTATTTAGGAGCATATCCCTTCATTATTACAACAAACATGATATATGTTCTGCTAATAAAagaatggaggaagaggagaacatGTAACAAGAGAAAGATGAGTATGATGATCGTGATGATGGTTTCTATACTTCTATATTTATATACTATGTTATAGTAGTAATATTATATAGGTGATGTTAATTGCGATGATGCTGCTGATGAAAATTAATGATTTGGCAACACTCTCCACATTGTTTCACAGCATGAGCTCTTGTTGTAGGAGGCAACACTCTCCACATTGTTTCACAGCATGAGCTCTTGTTGTAGATGGCAACACACGGTCAACGGTGAGGTATGAGGTGTCAGTTATGACTATTTGCGATATTCAAACAACCGTTTCATAAAATACTATTCAGCAGTATGGTAAATACTTCTAAATTAATTTCACATGAATACAACCATTTGCACATTATGTAATGGATACGATAAGTAGGACATGACTTCAGAAAGTATCGGAAACCCAATACGATGACTTGTGTGCTTCATCAATTAATGGGTTATCATACATAGGCCTACTGTATCTTGGCATCTCGTTTAACGAAACGTAAAATAGTTCAGAAAGCTTGACATACCTTACAAGGGCTTGTGAACACCTAATGTTGAAAACCTAACCAAAATGTTGACCACGTCCCAAAACGTATCCGAAACTTCGGGAACTGGCTTCGGACGTTGCTCTTTTACAGCTCCCTTACAAGAGTGATCGCTCTGTAAAGTGCTCTGCTCAAATTGGGGCTTGGAGATTGCCGACGTCATCAAGGGGGTGGACACTGGAAACGGAGGCTAAACGAATTAATCAACATTGAATCGTATAGTCTCTGAATCTGTAATGATGCTGATTGGAGCT
Above is a genomic segment from Oncorhynchus gorbuscha isolate QuinsamMale2020 ecotype Even-year linkage group LG23, OgorEven_v1.0, whole genome shotgun sequence containing:
- the sh3bp4a gene encoding SH3 domain-binding protein 4-A, producing MAAHRIIRVTNSNHVLPRCKSEGTLIDLNEGLSEASLTDVKVPSSSALRLDNSASFVTAHEVVAIKDYCPSSFTTLKFSKGDRLYVMDTSGGEWWYAHNNTEMGYIPSAYVQPINCRNSSLSDSGMIDNLGECTEEGAKELDLLGEWTGVSVKTTPYSPYFNSNPFSLHTSSTNPFINSGHLHGSLDQNCNERGRSTDLLVFDSLASPVSPSGPNSTSRTTMINGFSSCNIFDMMSATSPNQDLQVLQTLRRDNPFFKSKRSYSLSELSILQTQSNPPLPSSGFFTGLKAPSPEQFQSREDFRTAWLNHRKLARSCHDLDSLGQSPGWGQTQPVETNIVCKLDSRGGAVQLPETQISIHVPEGHVVPGDTQQISMKALLDPPLELNNDHCSTVSPVVEIKMSNMETKSFITLELTVSVTVKKDSGQVAEVLCVRSDCKEGPYIIIPHAYLYKDTVQVQLDNLEPCMYVVVVVQAQHVNLNTTVWDNVLKKVTLGVYGPKHIHPSFKTVVALFGHDCAPNTLLVSEVGKQAHSSPPVALTLWGKHQFVLGRPQDLQVGLYSNMSNYMIKANEQTRMIRAFQVKLGKVSRLIYMITSNNPEDISDFTLQVQVKDGLDCILAQFCVQTPQPPPKSGARNTGHRRFLKKKEVVGKILLSPLAITAKYPQFQERCITNLKFGKLLKSVIRQNKSTYLLEYKKGDVIALLSEEKIKLRGQLWTKEWYIGYYQGKTGLVHAKNVLVLGKVKPIYFCGPDLTTTMLVEQILKPCKFLTYIYASVRTVLMENIGNWKTFADALGYGNLPLSCFCRTELDNEPEKVASVLEKLKEDCTNMDIKERKTFQKELMTALLKMDCQGLVARLIMDFVLLTTAVEVAPRWRELAEKLARVNKQQMEQYDAPHRDKNGLVDNESMWKPAYDFLLTWAAQIGDSYRDVIQELHLGLDRMKNPITKRWKHLTGTLILVNSLDTLRSSAFSPVGQGDYAI